In the candidate division KSB1 bacterium genome, GATTATCGTGAGCTTTGCTCACCTTGCCGTCTTCGACGTTTTTGAGAGCTGTCTCCATTTTCTTTGTCCAGCTCTTTGTCCAGGTGACGGTCTTGTGGGTGACCGGTTCTGGAATGATAACGATGTGGCCATTGTCGTCTTTGACCTGGTATTTGTCGCCAATCTTCATGCCGTACTTTTTACGAAGTTTGGCG is a window encoding:
- a CDS encoding AbrB/MazE/SpoVT family DNA-binding domain-containing protein, producing MPFSTLAEKGRLVIPAKLRKKYGMKIGDKYQVKDDNGHIVIIPEPVTHKTVTWTKSWTKKMETALKNVEDGKVSKAHDNLESALKDLKKKI